ATCCCGGTTTCGGCGATAGCGGTCACGGTAGTGCCGCAACAAGTCGGCGCGACCGGCTTCGATGACAAAGCGGAAACGCTCGGCTTCTTCTCGGTACTGGGGATACTGCTGCGGTGCAATGGCATACAAGTAGGCATGGCGGTAGAGCAGATAGCGCTCGTTGAGCAAATGGGCTAATGTTGCAAACCCGGCCAGCCCAGCGTAGACAAAAGGGACTTTCCAGTACTGCCGGTTATAGACTTGTCCCCATCCAGGCAATACAAGTGCCCGCCACAGGGCCGCCTGTGGGGTGTGCACCGAATCCGGCGGTGAGGGCTGCCTGCCTGCAGGGAGGGTGAGCAATACCAGCATGAGCACCTTCATTCGCCCAGTAGAAGCGCCAGTAGACGCTCGAGCTCTTCGTCAGAAAAATACACAATTTCGATGCGACCGCTTCGGCTACTGGTACGGTGGCGGATATGTACGCGCGTGCCCAAGCGCCGTCGCAACTGGTCTTCGTAAGCGCGCAGCTGGAGGGTTTCTGCATCACCGGGTTCAGCGCTTGAGGCGCCTTTCGTTGCTTCCCGTTTCTCTTGTGCACGGTGCCAGGCACGCACGCGGTCTTCAACCTCACGGACAGACAGCTGCTTGGCTTCGATTTCCTGGAGTAGGCGCAGTTGGACCGTTTCGGGCAGTCCAATTAGAGCACGGGCATGCCCAGCCGTGATCGTGCCGTCGCGTAAACTGGCCTGAATGCGGGGGGGCAGCTTGAGTAAACGTAAAAAGTTAGCAACCGTAGCGCGGTTTTTACCTACTTTCTCGGCCACTTGCTCTTGCGTCAGCCCGCATTCTTCCATAAGGCGCTGGTAGCCCAAAGCTACTTCAATGGGGTTGAGCTCTTCGCGCTGGACGTTTTCAACCAGCGCCATTTCCAACATTTCTTCACTACCGGCCTCACGAATGTAGGCCGGGATGCGCTTTAGACCCGCGCGGCGCGCTGCCCGCAAACGCCGTTCCCCTGAAATCACTTCGAACTGATTATTGCCCAAAGCGCGAACAGTAATCGGCTGAATAATGCCCAACTGAGCAATCGACTGCGCTAGTTCCTCTAGGGCTTGCTCGTCGAAATCTTTGCGGGGCTGGTATGGATTGGGGCGAATGTGGTCGATGTCAATCTCAGCTACGCGACCTAAAAGCCGTAGCCGTTCCTCAAAGTGATAAAGTCGGCTTTTAGGCGTTTCTACACCCGCAAGTTCATCGGTTGCCGTTTCCTCTCGCGCCGGAGGCGGAAGCAGCGCATTTAACCCACGCCCTAAGGCTGCCTTACGTGTTGCCATTGATTGTTGGAGCTTTGGCTAATGCCCTAAAGGTTAAGAAGCGGGTGAAGCCCGGTGCATGGCCGAAGGCAAGATGCCGTTGGTTGCTGGGGCTTCTTCCGAGGTCGTGTCGTTTTGCAAAAAGCGCTGATTGTTTTGCAAAAT
This Rhodothermus bifroesti DNA region includes the following protein-coding sequences:
- a CDS encoding ParB/RepB/Spo0J family partition protein — its product is MATRKAALGRGLNALLPPPAREETATDELAGVETPKSRLYHFEERLRLLGRVAEIDIDHIRPNPYQPRKDFDEQALEELAQSIAQLGIIQPITVRALGNNQFEVISGERRLRAARRAGLKRIPAYIREAGSEEMLEMALVENVQREELNPIEVALGYQRLMEECGLTQEQVAEKVGKNRATVANFLRLLKLPPRIQASLRDGTITAGHARALIGLPETVQLRLLQEIEAKQLSVREVEDRVRAWHRAQEKREATKGASSAEPGDAETLQLRAYEDQLRRRLGTRVHIRHRTSSRSGRIEIVYFSDEELERLLALLLGE
- a CDS encoding DUF5683 domain-containing protein, with the translated sequence MKVLMLVLLTLPAGRQPSPPDSVHTPQAALWRALVLPGWGQVYNRQYWKVPFVYAGLAGFATLAHLLNERYLLYRHAYLYAIAPQQYPQYREEAERFRFVIEAGRADLLRHYRDRYRRNRDLSYIAIGLWYGLSVLDAYVHAHLYTFDVSDRLSLTLHPLPFGGAQARLRLQF